The Dehalococcoidia bacterium region ACGAGATGTAGCCGGGCATGAGCGGCGCGACGCACGGGGAGAAGAAGGAGAGGAGGCCGCCGCCGAACGCCAGGCCGATGCCTATCTGCGGGACAAACTCGTTCATCGTTGCAGCAGGTCGTTGATGCTGCCAGCCAGCAGCCGGGCGCCCACCGCACCGACCCATCGTCCGGCGACGCGTCCCTCCTTGTCCACGAAGAAGGTCACGGGTATGCCCGACACGCCGTAGTCAATGGTTATCTCGCCCGATACGTCAGGCCCGTTGGGGTAGGTGATGTCGAACTCCTTGATGTAGGCGCGGGCGGCGCTTTCCGTGTCCTGGATGTCCACGCCCACGAAGACGACGCCCTTGTCCTTATATTCCCGCCACGCGCGTTCCAGGAAGGGTGCCTCCTCGCGGCAGGGGACGCACCAGGAGGCCCAGAAGTTGATGACCACCACCTTGCCGCGCTGCTCCGACAGGCGGAACCGCGTGCCGTCGAAGGTCGTGATGGTGAAGTCGGGCGCGGGACGGCCCACGCGCTGGGCGCCGCTGCCCGCCGTGGATGGCGCGTTGTTGGCGACGGCCCAGCCGAGCAGCCCGCCCAGGGCCGCCAGGGCCAGGACCACCAGGCCAAGGATAAGCAGGCGCCTGCGGCGATCGGTCATATCCTTTATTGTACCGCTGTCCGCTATCGCCCCTTGAAGATAGGCTCGCGCTTCTCCACCCACGCGCGCGGGCCTTCCTGGGCGTCGTCCGTGGCGGTGGCCAGGTGTCGCGCTTCCTCCGTTGTTTGAAGCGCGGCGGGCAGGTCCAGGAACATGCACCGCCGGACGAGGCGCTTTGTCATGCGGATGGCCACGGTGGGGCCTTTGGCGAGCTGCATGGCGAAATCGTGGGTGACGGGCATCAACTCGTCGTTGGGCACCACGCGACTGACCAGGCCGATGCGATAGGCCTCCTGCGCGTCAATAACCTTGCCCGTCCACATGAGTTCGTAGGCGTTGGCCAGGCCGACCAGGCGTGGAAGGAACCACGCGCCTCCTCCTCCTGGGATGTTGCCCATGCGGATGTAAGCGCTCGCAAACCGCGCACGGTCCGACGCGAAGCGGATGTCCGCCGCGCAGATCAGGTCCAGCCCGCCTCCGGCAGCGGCGCCGTTCACCGCGGCGATATACGGCTTGTCCACCACCTGAACGGCCTGCATTATTCTGGAAGCCATAGCCGCGGGTTGCGACAGGGGCGGCTCTTTGCCCTCCCGCATGCCCTGGCGCTCCGCGACAATTCGACGGGGGTTGGCCCCGCCGCAGAACGCGCGGCCCGCACCCGTCACGACGATGGCGCGGACGTCTGGGTCCCACTGGGACATCTCCAGAGCCTTCGCCCACTCCTCGGCCATCTCCCGCGTCAGGGAATTCATGGCCTGGGGCCGGTTCAGCGTGATGGTGGCGACCTGGTCTTCGACGGTATAGAT contains the following coding sequences:
- a CDS encoding TlpA disulfide reductase family protein, whose product is MTDRRRRLLILGLVVLALAALGGLLGWAVANNAPSTAGSGAQRVGRPAPDFTITTFDGTRFRLSEQRGKVVVINFWASWCVPCREEAPFLERAWREYKDKGVVFVGVDIQDTESAARAYIKEFDITYPNGPDVSGEITIDYGVSGIPVTFFVDKEGRVAGRWVGAVGARLLAGSINDLLQR
- a CDS encoding enoyl-CoA hydratase-related protein, whose translation is MEFKDIIYTVEDQVATITLNRPQAMNSLTREMAEEWAKALEMSQWDPDVRAIVVTGAGRAFCGGANPRRIVAERQGMREGKEPPLSQPAAMASRIMQAVQVVDKPYIAAVNGAAAGGGLDLICAADIRFASDRARFASAYIRMGNIPGGGGAWFLPRLVGLANAYELMWTGKVIDAQEAYRIGLVSRVVPNDELMPVTHDFAMQLAKGPTVAIRMTKRLVRRCMFLDLPAALQTTEEARHLATATDDAQEGPRAWVEKREPIFKGR